One genomic window of Methanosarcina acetivorans C2A includes the following:
- the moaC gene encoding cyclic pyranopterin monophosphate synthase MoaC has product MEKSFTHIEADRARMVDISEKNNVLRMARAAGEIVLSAETMEKIRTGTVEKGNVFATARVAAVLAVKKTPETIPMCHQIPITGIDVDLEIGKDSVSAVVEVRTVGKTGVEMEALTGVSVALLTVWDMVKSAEKDETGNYPHTLIRNIRVLEKLKG; this is encoded by the coding sequence GTGGAAAAATCATTTACTCATATTGAAGCCGACAGGGCGCGAATGGTTGATATAAGCGAAAAAAACAATGTTCTCAGGATGGCAAGGGCTGCAGGAGAAATCGTACTTTCCGCAGAAACCATGGAAAAAATAAGGACAGGAACCGTGGAAAAAGGAAATGTGTTTGCAACTGCAAGGGTCGCAGCCGTGCTTGCAGTTAAAAAAACTCCCGAGACCATTCCTATGTGCCATCAGATCCCGATAACCGGGATAGATGTAGACCTGGAGATAGGGAAAGATTCGGTTTCTGCGGTTGTGGAGGTCCGGACCGTCGGGAAAACAGGAGTTGAAATGGAAGCTCTGACAGGAGTTTCGGTTGCGCTGCTTACCGTCTGGGACATGGTAAAATCTGCCGAGAAGGATGAAACCGGGAACTATCCGCATACCCTGATAAGAAATATCAGGGTGCTTGAAAAGCTCAAGGGGTAA
- a CDS encoding bifunctional ADP-dependent NAD(P)H-hydrate dehydratase/NAD(P)H-hydrate epimerase, giving the protein MKYISSLRMKAIDTNCSYLGLSPLQLMENAGAAIAQSVKEKLGSGKVLFVAGRGNNGGDAFVAARHLAGIPGYIVRVILLGKDRDIGTEEAYHNYSLLKFSRVQTLEIRDSGQLAVSELFSEADLLVDAIFGTGVKGNIKEPESTAIDLINNEGKAGKIIIAVDVPSGLDPDRGNFEKAVYADLTVTFHRMKAGLLDEQAKEYTGTIKVAEIGVCADAEHYTGPGDLQMLKKRKLEAHKGNAGRILVIGGGPYSGAPALAALAALRAGADLVTVAVPESVAGIVASYSPDLIVRKLFSSVLCPEDLSILPDLINSHDVVVMGMGLGRATETLETVRKLLPFCRKAVLDADALAALSGTLFETLAGNCEIIVTPHAGEFARLRDMETPDSPETREKAVREFAAEKGVVTLLKGKVDIISDGKQTLLNRTGNPGMTVGGTGDVLAGITGSLFSRNPAFLAAACAAYINGAAGDLAFEKAGNALLATDVIGKISEIIKEAGIG; this is encoded by the coding sequence ATGAAATATATAAGTTCTTTACGGATGAAGGCGATCGATACCAACTGTTCATATCTGGGACTGTCTCCACTTCAGTTAATGGAAAATGCAGGTGCAGCTATTGCACAGAGTGTAAAGGAAAAACTTGGCAGCGGAAAGGTACTGTTTGTGGCAGGCAGAGGAAATAACGGTGGTGACGCTTTTGTTGCTGCAAGACACCTTGCAGGCATTCCCGGATACATTGTAAGGGTGATTCTGCTCGGAAAAGACCGGGATATAGGAACTGAAGAAGCGTATCACAATTATTCCCTGTTAAAGTTCAGCAGAGTACAGACCCTTGAAATCAGAGATTCAGGCCAGCTTGCAGTTTCCGAGTTGTTTTCGGAAGCCGACCTGCTTGTTGATGCCATCTTCGGCACAGGGGTTAAGGGAAACATAAAGGAGCCCGAGTCAACTGCAATAGACCTTATAAATAACGAAGGGAAAGCAGGAAAAATCATAATTGCCGTCGACGTCCCTTCCGGGCTTGACCCTGACAGAGGAAACTTTGAAAAAGCCGTATATGCCGACCTTACCGTAACTTTTCACCGCATGAAAGCCGGACTCCTAGATGAGCAGGCAAAAGAGTATACAGGCACGATAAAGGTTGCAGAGATCGGAGTCTGCGCAGATGCAGAACACTATACAGGCCCCGGTGACCTGCAGATGCTTAAGAAGAGAAAGCTTGAAGCACACAAAGGAAATGCCGGGAGGATCCTGGTCATAGGGGGAGGCCCTTACTCCGGAGCGCCGGCGCTTGCAGCCCTTGCAGCCCTCAGGGCAGGAGCGGATCTGGTAACAGTAGCAGTGCCCGAATCCGTAGCCGGAATTGTAGCTTCTTACTCTCCGGACCTTATTGTCCGGAAACTCTTTTCCAGCGTACTCTGCCCCGAAGACCTGTCCATCCTCCCTGACCTTATCAACTCCCATGATGTGGTTGTAATGGGAATGGGGCTTGGGAGAGCAACAGAGACTCTTGAAACCGTTCGAAAGCTCCTGCCCTTCTGCCGAAAAGCAGTCCTGGATGCCGATGCCCTTGCAGCCCTCTCAGGCACTCTCTTTGAAACCCTTGCAGGGAACTGTGAAATAATAGTGACCCCGCACGCAGGAGAATTTGCGCGCCTGAGAGACATGGAAACTCCGGATTCCCCTGAAACCCGCGAAAAAGCTGTCAGGGAATTTGCGGCGGAAAAAGGCGTGGTGACTCTCCTGAAGGGAAAGGTGGACATTATTTCTGACGGAAAACAGACCCTTCTGAACAGGACAGGAAACCCGGGCATGACCGTAGGAGGGACCGGAGACGTACTGGCAGGCATTACAGGATCGCTATTTTCCAGAAACCCGGCATTCCTTGCCGCAGCCTGTGCAGCTTACATTAATGGGGCAGCCGGAGACCTGGCTTTCGAAAAAGCGGGAAATGCACTGCTTGCAACTGACGTGATTGGGAAGATTTCTGAAATAATCAAAGAAGCAGGAATCGGATGA
- a CDS encoding DHH family phosphoesterase: MSNSLKDADSSLKSAVKPRYLILGSGSIGFALAKELRESNKLVIIVDKDEAKVETLREEGFETILGDISDPELINNIDLKNVVAILFLSSNNEANRKGIENFKKVLNPDIQIFSRSSDIINKEKMEDLGADYVFMPSKLVASSLSRSLERAESVHRGNRLARWLKGIRDKKLAIVIHDNPDPDAISSGLALKEISKSLGVEANILYHGKIGHQENKAFVNLLGIDLSKMEEHDPKDFDEIALIDCSIPGVNNMVPPNSYVGIVIDHHPPGETEIKADYIDIRPNFGATATIMTKYLQQLNINISKTLATALLYGIRTDTQDFKRKTDPADLSAASYLYPLSNHGILDQLEQPSMATETLEVLGEAIRNRQVIGSYLLSNVGNIRDRDTLPQAADYLLSLEGISTTVVFGVTEDRIYISGRSTDIRVNLGEIMRQAFGEDAGGHANAAGAQIPLGVFSATKDRQTLLRLVNEAVVKRFLNAVGVESTAE; the protein is encoded by the coding sequence TTGTCTAATTCTTTAAAAGATGCGGATAGCAGCCTTAAGAGCGCGGTTAAACCCAGGTATCTTATCCTGGGGAGCGGCAGTATTGGTTTTGCGCTTGCAAAAGAGCTTAGGGAAAGTAATAAACTTGTAATTATTGTAGATAAGGATGAAGCCAAGGTTGAGACTCTCAGAGAAGAAGGCTTTGAAACCATTCTCGGCGATATCTCTGACCCCGAGCTTATTAATAATATTGACCTTAAAAATGTCGTTGCAATACTCTTCCTTAGTTCTAACAATGAGGCTAACAGGAAAGGAATTGAAAACTTCAAGAAAGTATTAAACCCTGATATCCAGATCTTTTCTCGTTCTTCGGATATAATCAACAAAGAAAAGATGGAAGACCTGGGGGCAGATTACGTTTTTATGCCCTCTAAGCTTGTTGCAAGCTCCCTTTCCCGTTCCCTTGAGAGAGCCGAGTCAGTTCACAGGGGTAACAGACTTGCCAGGTGGCTGAAAGGGATAAGAGACAAAAAACTTGCTATAGTAATCCATGACAACCCCGACCCCGATGCGATCTCAAGCGGGCTTGCGTTAAAGGAAATTTCAAAAAGCCTGGGGGTCGAAGCCAATATTCTTTACCACGGCAAGATCGGGCATCAGGAAAACAAGGCTTTTGTAAACCTTCTCGGGATCGACCTCAGCAAGATGGAAGAGCATGACCCGAAGGACTTTGATGAAATTGCCCTGATAGATTGCTCTATCCCTGGCGTTAATAATATGGTACCCCCCAACTCTTATGTGGGGATCGTTATAGACCACCACCCTCCCGGAGAGACTGAGATAAAGGCTGATTACATAGACATCCGGCCCAACTTCGGGGCAACAGCCACTATAATGACAAAGTACCTGCAGCAGCTCAACATCAACATCTCAAAGACCCTTGCAACGGCTCTGCTTTACGGGATCAGGACGGACACGCAGGACTTCAAGCGGAAAACCGATCCTGCAGACCTCTCAGCTGCTTCGTATCTCTATCCCCTCTCAAATCACGGGATTCTGGACCAGCTAGAGCAGCCCTCAATGGCTACCGAAACCCTCGAAGTGCTCGGGGAAGCCATCCGGAACCGACAGGTAATCGGGAGTTACCTCCTCTCAAATGTGGGGAACATCCGTGATAGGGATACTCTCCCTCAAGCTGCGGATTATCTCCTTAGCCTTGAAGGGATCTCAACAACCGTTGTCTTCGGAGTCACCGAAGACCGCATCTATATCTCGGGCCGCAGCACGGATATCAGAGTCAACCTGGGAGAAATTATGCGCCAGGCTTTCGGAGAAGACGCAGGAGGGCATGCAAATGCAGCAGGTGCCCAGATCCCCCTCGGAGTTTTCAGCGCCACAAAAGATCGACAGACCCTCTTGAGGCTCGTTAACGAAGCAGTCGTCAAGAGATTCCTGAATGCCGTTGGAGTTGAAAGTACGGCAGAATAA
- a CDS encoding oligosaccharyl transferase, archaeosortase A system-associated gives MEKPEKINQNRNARNGFSKNLLVLGAVLLAGFIIRMLTYAPLTADGGITFTGYDDYYHMRRILYTVSSFPHSLNFDTYLNYPYGFEIGWPPFFDLLGAFLAIIIGGGQPDTHTVEFAVALLPVLLGVLTVIPVYVVAASVFDKKTGLLGALIFAVLPAHLYISRFGAADHHVAEVLLSTAAYALFILAIKLAGERNLTLSSLKNISSDKNLINPVGLAAASGIFFSLLIFTWVGAPVFISFIGLYALVQRTIDLKAGKESDYLFICSAITLFATLLFTIPLAAGEVRSGLEMSAIYLSWFQVVYVLIMLAGLFLLWGFSTYISKKEMDWKYYPGVLILVLVSGLLLVRIFSVEYYGFIVEGLRFFSGKGEYIGTISEAMPLFLTLQGKLTFSSVLGSFGLTFLTALAGLFLFSLELKGEKAKPEGVFFLLWTLFYTYLALSQRRFTYLFAVNVSILSAYILWVLLESLDFEREVKKLIKPENKKEKVPDSSLKKGKKASSKTKFKNRHATESKNTSAEPDYFKLVSGVALIGLIFVPSIWYGVSFAKDPASIDPEWKDALNWLEASTPATSYYLEPTETPEYGVLSWWDYGNWIVYIGKRPAVSNNFQTGVEDSANFFISNSEEEAKTIIDKLNVKYVITDTQMAKGKFGSIVELAGKEIEDYYNVSTVQEKTGFRTVATAKQAYMDTEIYKLYEIDGIGLGNLRLVHESTPNTTEDKNSSGNTVKVFEYVKGATLSGTTAPNATVIAKLEVSSNTGREFLYQNGDVADEKGSFEITVPYSTENAGNGVHATSAYSLTAGENSTIEGIQVTENDIQKGTIIEANIPQSEAENE, from the coding sequence ATGGAGAAGCCAGAAAAAATCAACCAAAACAGAAATGCACGAAACGGATTTTCAAAAAATCTTCTCGTGCTTGGAGCTGTGCTCTTAGCCGGCTTCATTATCCGCATGCTCACCTATGCTCCACTCACTGCAGACGGGGGCATAACCTTCACGGGGTATGATGACTATTATCATATGCGGCGCATTCTGTATACGGTCTCCAGTTTCCCTCATTCCCTTAACTTTGATACCTATCTTAACTACCCTTATGGTTTTGAGATCGGGTGGCCGCCATTCTTTGACCTCTTAGGCGCCTTCCTCGCAATAATTATAGGAGGAGGACAGCCTGACACGCATACTGTAGAATTTGCGGTGGCTCTTTTGCCAGTACTGCTCGGAGTCCTGACAGTAATTCCTGTTTATGTGGTGGCAGCCTCAGTCTTTGACAAAAAAACAGGGCTTCTTGGAGCTCTCATTTTTGCCGTTCTCCCTGCCCATCTATACATATCCCGCTTTGGGGCAGCCGACCATCACGTAGCTGAAGTGCTCCTCTCAACGGCAGCCTATGCACTATTCATACTTGCCATAAAACTGGCAGGGGAAAGAAACCTTACATTAAGTTCGCTCAAAAACATATCTTCCGATAAAAACCTCATAAATCCCGTGGGACTTGCAGCAGCCTCAGGGATCTTTTTTTCGCTCCTAATCTTTACCTGGGTGGGGGCTCCGGTCTTTATCAGCTTTATTGGCCTGTACGCACTGGTTCAGAGAACAATAGACCTTAAAGCAGGAAAAGAATCAGATTATCTCTTCATCTGCTCGGCTATAACTCTATTTGCCACGCTCTTGTTCACAATTCCTCTCGCCGCAGGAGAAGTCCGGTCCGGGCTCGAAATGAGTGCAATATATCTTTCCTGGTTCCAGGTTGTATATGTACTGATCATGCTCGCAGGTTTATTCCTTTTATGGGGCTTTTCAACATATATCTCAAAGAAAGAAATGGACTGGAAATACTACCCCGGCGTTTTAATACTCGTTTTAGTCTCAGGGCTTCTTCTCGTCCGGATATTTTCCGTCGAATACTATGGTTTCATTGTTGAGGGCCTGAGGTTTTTTTCGGGGAAAGGAGAATACATAGGCACAATTTCCGAAGCAATGCCTCTGTTTCTGACCTTACAGGGAAAGCTTACCTTCTCATCGGTACTGGGAAGTTTCGGGCTTACTTTCCTGACGGCACTGGCAGGACTTTTCCTGTTCAGTCTTGAGTTAAAAGGAGAAAAGGCAAAACCTGAAGGGGTATTTTTCCTCTTATGGACACTTTTCTATACATACCTTGCTCTTTCCCAGAGACGTTTTACCTACCTTTTTGCAGTAAATGTCTCAATCCTTTCAGCATATATCCTCTGGGTGTTGCTGGAATCCCTTGATTTCGAAAGAGAAGTTAAAAAACTGATAAAACCCGAAAATAAAAAGGAGAAGGTACCGGATTCCTCACTTAAAAAAGGAAAAAAAGCAAGCTCAAAAACGAAATTTAAAAACAGACACGCAACAGAATCAAAGAACACGTCAGCCGAGCCTGATTACTTCAAACTGGTTTCAGGAGTGGCTTTGATAGGACTTATCTTCGTGCCCTCCATATGGTATGGGGTTTCTTTTGCTAAGGATCCGGCTTCAATCGATCCTGAATGGAAAGACGCTCTCAACTGGCTTGAAGCCTCGACCCCTGCAACTTCCTATTATCTTGAACCCACAGAAACCCCCGAGTACGGGGTCCTTAGCTGGTGGGACTACGGGAACTGGATTGTATACATAGGAAAACGGCCCGCAGTCTCCAATAACTTCCAGACAGGAGTAGAAGATTCTGCAAATTTCTTTATTTCCAATTCCGAAGAAGAAGCTAAAACAATAATAGACAAGCTCAATGTAAAATATGTAATAACCGACACACAAATGGCAAAAGGTAAGTTCGGATCTATTGTTGAACTCGCAGGAAAAGAGATCGAAGACTATTACAACGTCTCAACTGTTCAGGAAAAAACAGGTTTCAGAACCGTTGCAACTGCCAAACAGGCCTATATGGATACAGAGATATACAAACTCTATGAAATTGACGGGATCGGGCTTGGAAACCTCAGGTTGGTCCATGAAAGCACGCCGAATACCACAGAGGATAAAAACAGTAGCGGAAACACTGTAAAGGTATTCGAATATGTTAAGGGAGCCACACTTTCAGGCACCACAGCTCCTAACGCGACCGTGATTGCAAAACTTGAGGTCAGCTCGAACACTGGGAGGGAATTCTTATACCAGAACGGGGACGTGGCAGACGAAAAAGGTTCATTTGAAATAACTGTGCCCTATTCTACCGAAAATGCCGGAAACGGGGTTCATGCAACCTCTGCTTATTCCCTGACCGCTGGAGAGAATTCAACTATTGAAGGGATTCAGGTAACTGAAAACGATATTCAAAAAGGGACCATAATAGAGGCAAACATTCCCCAAAGTGAAGCCGAAAACGAATAA
- the gmd gene encoding GDP-mannose 4,6-dehydratase → MSKVALLTGVTGQDGAYLAELLLNKGYTVHGMHRRSSLSNTGRIDHLLQDPHQENSKFILHHGDLTDSANVFRLIKDIEPDEIYNLGAQSHVQVSFETPEYTANSDGLGALRILEAIRILGLEDKSKFYQASTSELFGKVREVPQKESTPFYPRSPYSVAKLYAYWITVNYREAYDMFACNGILFNHESPLRGETFVTRKITIAVSKIKKGLQDKLYLGNLNAKRDWGFSGDYVEAMWLILQQDKPEDYVVATGETHSVREFTELAFREAGIDIEWEGEGVNEIGRDANSGKILVEVDPMFYRPTEVDILIGDPSKAREKLGWKTKVSFEELVGMMVKGDMR, encoded by the coding sequence ACTCCTGTTGAATAAAGGATATACTGTGCATGGGATGCACAGAAGATCGTCTCTGAGCAATACCGGACGTATAGATCATCTCCTGCAAGATCCCCATCAAGAAAACTCCAAATTTATTTTGCACCACGGAGACCTGACCGATTCGGCAAACGTTTTCAGACTTATTAAGGACATCGAACCTGATGAAATTTACAACCTCGGCGCCCAAAGTCATGTCCAGGTTTCTTTTGAGACTCCCGAATACACTGCGAACTCGGATGGACTTGGAGCCCTTCGTATTCTGGAAGCAATAAGAATTCTCGGGCTTGAAGACAAATCTAAGTTTTATCAGGCATCAACCAGTGAATTATTCGGGAAAGTACGTGAAGTCCCACAAAAAGAAAGTACTCCTTTCTATCCCCGAAGTCCCTATTCGGTAGCTAAACTGTATGCTTACTGGATTACCGTAAACTACCGTGAAGCTTATGATATGTTTGCCTGCAACGGCATCCTTTTTAATCACGAATCTCCTTTGAGAGGAGAAACTTTCGTTACCAGGAAGATTACAATAGCTGTATCAAAGATTAAAAAAGGGCTTCAGGATAAACTCTATCTTGGAAATCTCAATGCCAAACGTGACTGGGGATTTTCAGGGGATTATGTGGAAGCCATGTGGCTCATTTTACAGCAGGATAAACCCGAAGATTACGTCGTCGCAACAGGAGAAACCCATTCCGTTAGAGAATTCACCGAACTTGCATTCAGAGAGGCAGGCATTGACATCGAATGGGAAGGTGAAGGAGTTAACGAGATTGGCAGGGATGCTAACAGCGGAAAAATACTCGTGGAAGTTGATCCGATGTTTTACAGACCGACTGAAGTGGATATTTTGATAGGAGACCCTTCAAAAGCCAGAGAAAAACTTGGCTGGAAAACAAAGGTCAGCTTTGAAGAATTGGTCGGAATGATGGTAAAAGGCGATATGAGATAA